From the Equus przewalskii isolate Varuska chromosome 19, EquPr2, whole genome shotgun sequence genome, one window contains:
- the TCP11 gene encoding T-complex protein 11 homolog isoform X1: MPDVEEKVPLQDPGDAESGACEPETSVPTQGDKSGPEDHPPRLTDTVIDVSKLSSETGMGHDFHVKEVFPPSSLEGKVKETMHNAFWDHLKEQLSATPPDFSCALELLKEIKEILLSLLLPRQNRLRSEIEDALDVDLLKQEAEHGALNVPHLSKYILNMMTLLCAPVRDEAVQKLESVTDPVRLLRGIFQVLGLMKMDMVNYTIQSLQPHLQEHSVQYERAKFQELLDKQPGLLDHTTKWLTQAAADLTAPPLPGPDTPDSSGVASPSPSEPVDSPEPLSPTMVLSQGFLNLLLWDPENEEFPETLQMDRARLQELESQLHRLTVLASVLLVASSFSGNVLFGSPQFVDKLKRVTKALTEEFDSRPEEAMLTLSEQVSQEIHQSLKSMGLAPLSSDNTASLKGQLQNIAAKENCVCSVIDQRIHLFLKCCLVLGVQRSLLDLPGGLTLIEAELAELGQKFVNLTRHNQQVFGPYYMEILKTLISPAQALETEVESL, translated from the exons ATGCCGGACGTCGAGGAGAAGGTGCCCCTGCAGGACCCTGGCGACGCCGAGAGCGGGGCCTGTGAGCCCGAAACGTCGGTACCGACCCAGGGAGACAAGAGCGGCCCCGAGGACCACCCTCCCC GTCTGACAGATACAGTTATCGATGTTTCCAAGCTGAGCAGCGAGACTGGAATGGGTCACGATTTCCATGTGAAAGAGGTTTTCCCTCCAAGCAG TCTGGAGGGCAAGGTCAAGGAGACAATGCACAATGCCTTTTGGGACCATCTTAAGGAGCAACTGTCAGCTACTCCCCCAGACTTCAGCTGTGCTCTTGaacttctgaaagaaataaaagag ATCTTGTTATCACTGCTGTTACCACGCCAGAACCGCCTAAGAAGTGAGATCGAAGACGCTCTGGACGTGGACCTCCTCAAGCAGGAAGCGGAACACGGGGCCCTGAATGTCCCTCATCTCTCTAAGTACATCCTCAACATGATGACTTTGCTGTGTGCCCCAGTTCGGGATGAGGCGGTGCAGAAACTAGAGAGCGTGACAGATCCTGTTCGTTTACTGAG AGGGATCTTCCAGGTTCTGGGTCTGATGAAAATGGACATGGTGAACTACACCATCCAGAGCCTTCAGCCCCACCTGCAGGAGCATTCTGTCCAGTATGAACGGGCGAAATTCCAGGAGCTCCTCGACAAGCAGCCTG GCCTCCTGGATCACACCACCAAGTGGCTGACCCAAGCCGCAGCAGACCTCACGGCGCCGCCTCTGCCCGGCCCTGACACTCCCGACTCCTCCGGCGTGGCCAGCCCCTCTCCGAGTGAGCCAGTCGACAGCCCAGAGCCGCTCAGCCCCACAATGGTGCTGTCCCAGGGCTTCCTGAACCTTCTTCTCTGGGACCCTGAAAATGAAGAGTTCCCTGAG ACCCTGCAGATGGACAGAGCCCGGCTACAGGAGCTGGAGTCGCAGCTGCACAGGTTAACCGTCCTGGCCTCAGTCTTGCTGGTGGCCAGTAGTTTCTCTGGCAATGTTCTGTTTGGCTCGCCTCAGTTTGTGGACAAGCTGAAACGTGTAACCAAAGCCCTGACAGAGGAGTTTGACTCCAG GCCTGAGGAGGCTATGCTGACCCTGAGTGAACAGGTGTCTCAGGAAATCCATCAAAGCCTCAAGAGCATGGGTCTTGCTCCTCTGAGCAGCGACAACACAGCATCTCTGAAAGGACAGCTCCAGAACATTGCCGCGAAGGAGAACTGTGTCTGCAGTGTCATTG ATCAGCGGATCCATTTGTTCCTCAAATGCTGTTTGGTTCTTGGTGTGCAGCGGTCTCTGTTAGACCTCCCTGGAGGGCTTACTCTCATTGAGGCAGAACTGGCAGAACTGGGCCAAAAGTTTGTCAACCTCACACGTCACAATCAGCAGGTGTTTGGCCCCTACTACATGGAGATCCTAAAAACCCTCATCTCCCCAGCCCAGGCGCTGGAAACAGAAGTGGAGTCTCTCTGA
- the TCP11 gene encoding T-complex protein 11 homolog isoform X3: MDSISNMPDVEEKVPLQDPGDAESGACEPETSVPTQGDKSGPEDHPPRLTDTVIDVSKLSSETGMGHDFHVKEVFPPSSLEGKVKETMHNAFWDHLKEQLSATPPDFSCALELLKEIKEILLSLLLPRQNRLRSEIEDALDVDLLKQEAEHGALNVPHLSKYILNMMTLLCAPVRDEAVQKLESVTDPVRLLRGIFQVLGLMKMDMVNYTIQSLQPHLQEHSVQYERAKFQELLDKQPGLLDHTTKWLTQAAADLTAPPLPGPDTPDSSGVASPSPSEPVDSPEPLSPTMVLSQGFLNLLLWDPENEEFPETLQMDRARLQELESQLHRLTVLASVLLVASSFSGNVLFGSPQFVDKLKRVTKALTEEFDSRPEEAMLTLSEQVSQEIHQSLKSMGLAPLSSDNTASLKGQLQNIAAKENCVCSVIDQRIHLFLKCCLVLGVQRSLLDLPGGLTLIEAELAELGQKFVNLTRHNQQVFGPYYMEILKTLISPAQALETEVESL; this comes from the exons ATGG ATTCCATCAGCAACATGCCGGACGTCGAGGAGAAGGTGCCCCTGCAGGACCCTGGCGACGCCGAGAGCGGGGCCTGTGAGCCCGAAACGTCGGTACCGACCCAGGGAGACAAGAGCGGCCCCGAGGACCACCCTCCCC GTCTGACAGATACAGTTATCGATGTTTCCAAGCTGAGCAGCGAGACTGGAATGGGTCACGATTTCCATGTGAAAGAGGTTTTCCCTCCAAGCAG TCTGGAGGGCAAGGTCAAGGAGACAATGCACAATGCCTTTTGGGACCATCTTAAGGAGCAACTGTCAGCTACTCCCCCAGACTTCAGCTGTGCTCTTGaacttctgaaagaaataaaagag ATCTTGTTATCACTGCTGTTACCACGCCAGAACCGCCTAAGAAGTGAGATCGAAGACGCTCTGGACGTGGACCTCCTCAAGCAGGAAGCGGAACACGGGGCCCTGAATGTCCCTCATCTCTCTAAGTACATCCTCAACATGATGACTTTGCTGTGTGCCCCAGTTCGGGATGAGGCGGTGCAGAAACTAGAGAGCGTGACAGATCCTGTTCGTTTACTGAG AGGGATCTTCCAGGTTCTGGGTCTGATGAAAATGGACATGGTGAACTACACCATCCAGAGCCTTCAGCCCCACCTGCAGGAGCATTCTGTCCAGTATGAACGGGCGAAATTCCAGGAGCTCCTCGACAAGCAGCCTG GCCTCCTGGATCACACCACCAAGTGGCTGACCCAAGCCGCAGCAGACCTCACGGCGCCGCCTCTGCCCGGCCCTGACACTCCCGACTCCTCCGGCGTGGCCAGCCCCTCTCCGAGTGAGCCAGTCGACAGCCCAGAGCCGCTCAGCCCCACAATGGTGCTGTCCCAGGGCTTCCTGAACCTTCTTCTCTGGGACCCTGAAAATGAAGAGTTCCCTGAG ACCCTGCAGATGGACAGAGCCCGGCTACAGGAGCTGGAGTCGCAGCTGCACAGGTTAACCGTCCTGGCCTCAGTCTTGCTGGTGGCCAGTAGTTTCTCTGGCAATGTTCTGTTTGGCTCGCCTCAGTTTGTGGACAAGCTGAAACGTGTAACCAAAGCCCTGACAGAGGAGTTTGACTCCAG GCCTGAGGAGGCTATGCTGACCCTGAGTGAACAGGTGTCTCAGGAAATCCATCAAAGCCTCAAGAGCATGGGTCTTGCTCCTCTGAGCAGCGACAACACAGCATCTCTGAAAGGACAGCTCCAGAACATTGCCGCGAAGGAGAACTGTGTCTGCAGTGTCATTG ATCAGCGGATCCATTTGTTCCTCAAATGCTGTTTGGTTCTTGGTGTGCAGCGGTCTCTGTTAGACCTCCCTGGAGGGCTTACTCTCATTGAGGCAGAACTGGCAGAACTGGGCCAAAAGTTTGTCAACCTCACACGTCACAATCAGCAGGTGTTTGGCCCCTACTACATGGAGATCCTAAAAACCCTCATCTCCCCAGCCCAGGCGCTGGAAACAGAAGTGGAGTCTCTCTGA
- the TCP11 gene encoding T-complex protein 11 homolog isoform X5: MHNAFWDHLKEQLSATPPDFSCALELLKEIKEILLSLLLPRQNRLRSEIEDALDVDLLKQEAEHGALNVPHLSKYILNMMTLLCAPVRDEAVQKLESVTDPVRLLRGIFQVLGLMKMDMVNYTIQSLQPHLQEHSVQYERAKFQELLDKQPGLLDHTTKWLTQAAADLTAPPLPGPDTPDSSGVASPSPSEPVDSPEPLSPTMVLSQGFLNLLLWDPENEEFPETLQMDRARLQELESQLHRLTVLASVLLVASSFSGNVLFGSPQFVDKLKRVTKALTEEFDSRPEEAMLTLSEQVSQEIHQSLKSMGLAPLSSDNTASLKGQLQNIAAKENCVCSVIDQRIHLFLKCCLVLGVQRSLLDLPGGLTLIEAELAELGQKFVNLTRHNQQVFGPYYMEILKTLISPAQALETEVESL, translated from the exons ATGCACAATGCCTTTTGGGACCATCTTAAGGAGCAACTGTCAGCTACTCCCCCAGACTTCAGCTGTGCTCTTGaacttctgaaagaaataaaagag ATCTTGTTATCACTGCTGTTACCACGCCAGAACCGCCTAAGAAGTGAGATCGAAGACGCTCTGGACGTGGACCTCCTCAAGCAGGAAGCGGAACACGGGGCCCTGAATGTCCCTCATCTCTCTAAGTACATCCTCAACATGATGACTTTGCTGTGTGCCCCAGTTCGGGATGAGGCGGTGCAGAAACTAGAGAGCGTGACAGATCCTGTTCGTTTACTGAG AGGGATCTTCCAGGTTCTGGGTCTGATGAAAATGGACATGGTGAACTACACCATCCAGAGCCTTCAGCCCCACCTGCAGGAGCATTCTGTCCAGTATGAACGGGCGAAATTCCAGGAGCTCCTCGACAAGCAGCCTG GCCTCCTGGATCACACCACCAAGTGGCTGACCCAAGCCGCAGCAGACCTCACGGCGCCGCCTCTGCCCGGCCCTGACACTCCCGACTCCTCCGGCGTGGCCAGCCCCTCTCCGAGTGAGCCAGTCGACAGCCCAGAGCCGCTCAGCCCCACAATGGTGCTGTCCCAGGGCTTCCTGAACCTTCTTCTCTGGGACCCTGAAAATGAAGAGTTCCCTGAG ACCCTGCAGATGGACAGAGCCCGGCTACAGGAGCTGGAGTCGCAGCTGCACAGGTTAACCGTCCTGGCCTCAGTCTTGCTGGTGGCCAGTAGTTTCTCTGGCAATGTTCTGTTTGGCTCGCCTCAGTTTGTGGACAAGCTGAAACGTGTAACCAAAGCCCTGACAGAGGAGTTTGACTCCAG GCCTGAGGAGGCTATGCTGACCCTGAGTGAACAGGTGTCTCAGGAAATCCATCAAAGCCTCAAGAGCATGGGTCTTGCTCCTCTGAGCAGCGACAACACAGCATCTCTGAAAGGACAGCTCCAGAACATTGCCGCGAAGGAGAACTGTGTCTGCAGTGTCATTG ATCAGCGGATCCATTTGTTCCTCAAATGCTGTTTGGTTCTTGGTGTGCAGCGGTCTCTGTTAGACCTCCCTGGAGGGCTTACTCTCATTGAGGCAGAACTGGCAGAACTGGGCCAAAAGTTTGTCAACCTCACACGTCACAATCAGCAGGTGTTTGGCCCCTACTACATGGAGATCCTAAAAACCCTCATCTCCCCAGCCCAGGCGCTGGAAACAGAAGTGGAGTCTCTCTGA
- the TCP11 gene encoding T-complex protein 11 homolog isoform X4, producing the protein MGHDFHVKEVFPPSSLEGKVKETMHNAFWDHLKEQLSATPPDFSCALELLKEIKEILLSLLLPRQNRLRSEIEDALDVDLLKQEAEHGALNVPHLSKYILNMMTLLCAPVRDEAVQKLESVTDPVRLLRGIFQVLGLMKMDMVNYTIQSLQPHLQEHSVQYERAKFQELLDKQPGLLDHTTKWLTQAAADLTAPPLPGPDTPDSSGVASPSPSEPVDSPEPLSPTMVLSQGFLNLLLWDPENEEFPETLQMDRARLQELESQLHRLTVLASVLLVASSFSGNVLFGSPQFVDKLKRVTKALTEEFDSRPEEAMLTLSEQVSQEIHQSLKSMGLAPLSSDNTASLKGQLQNIAAKENCVCSVIDQRIHLFLKCCLVLGVQRSLLDLPGGLTLIEAELAELGQKFVNLTRHNQQVFGPYYMEILKTLISPAQALETEVESL; encoded by the exons ATGGGTCACGATTTCCATGTGAAAGAGGTTTTCCCTCCAAGCAG TCTGGAGGGCAAGGTCAAGGAGACAATGCACAATGCCTTTTGGGACCATCTTAAGGAGCAACTGTCAGCTACTCCCCCAGACTTCAGCTGTGCTCTTGaacttctgaaagaaataaaagag ATCTTGTTATCACTGCTGTTACCACGCCAGAACCGCCTAAGAAGTGAGATCGAAGACGCTCTGGACGTGGACCTCCTCAAGCAGGAAGCGGAACACGGGGCCCTGAATGTCCCTCATCTCTCTAAGTACATCCTCAACATGATGACTTTGCTGTGTGCCCCAGTTCGGGATGAGGCGGTGCAGAAACTAGAGAGCGTGACAGATCCTGTTCGTTTACTGAG AGGGATCTTCCAGGTTCTGGGTCTGATGAAAATGGACATGGTGAACTACACCATCCAGAGCCTTCAGCCCCACCTGCAGGAGCATTCTGTCCAGTATGAACGGGCGAAATTCCAGGAGCTCCTCGACAAGCAGCCTG GCCTCCTGGATCACACCACCAAGTGGCTGACCCAAGCCGCAGCAGACCTCACGGCGCCGCCTCTGCCCGGCCCTGACACTCCCGACTCCTCCGGCGTGGCCAGCCCCTCTCCGAGTGAGCCAGTCGACAGCCCAGAGCCGCTCAGCCCCACAATGGTGCTGTCCCAGGGCTTCCTGAACCTTCTTCTCTGGGACCCTGAAAATGAAGAGTTCCCTGAG ACCCTGCAGATGGACAGAGCCCGGCTACAGGAGCTGGAGTCGCAGCTGCACAGGTTAACCGTCCTGGCCTCAGTCTTGCTGGTGGCCAGTAGTTTCTCTGGCAATGTTCTGTTTGGCTCGCCTCAGTTTGTGGACAAGCTGAAACGTGTAACCAAAGCCCTGACAGAGGAGTTTGACTCCAG GCCTGAGGAGGCTATGCTGACCCTGAGTGAACAGGTGTCTCAGGAAATCCATCAAAGCCTCAAGAGCATGGGTCTTGCTCCTCTGAGCAGCGACAACACAGCATCTCTGAAAGGACAGCTCCAGAACATTGCCGCGAAGGAGAACTGTGTCTGCAGTGTCATTG ATCAGCGGATCCATTTGTTCCTCAAATGCTGTTTGGTTCTTGGTGTGCAGCGGTCTCTGTTAGACCTCCCTGGAGGGCTTACTCTCATTGAGGCAGAACTGGCAGAACTGGGCCAAAAGTTTGTCAACCTCACACGTCACAATCAGCAGGTGTTTGGCCCCTACTACATGGAGATCCTAAAAACCCTCATCTCCCCAGCCCAGGCGCTGGAAACAGAAGTGGAGTCTCTCTGA